One Xiphophorus maculatus strain JP 163 A chromosome 23, X_maculatus-5.0-male, whole genome shotgun sequence genomic window, GACAAGAAAGAAGAGCAGGTGGATGAGATGCAGAATCAAGAAAGTGGGAACATCACGGAAGAGATCAAGGACATGGAGGGAGCAAAGGTAGAGAACcaaggagaaaatgtgaaaaacaacgAACCAAAGGAAAGTGAGCAGGACACACATGcaaaacaggaggaaaaagtGGTGACTGACAAAGAAAAGgtaaaggaaacagaaaaacaagtgaAGCCTAAAAGAAAGGGGGCCCCTCCCTCTTCCATCTCTCGACCAAGAGCCTCTGCACGTTCTATTAGAGCGTCCAATAGAAATGACATTATTGCTAAGTTTCAACAAGGTGCTCCAGAGTGAGTAATAGCTAAAATATCTATAAACTCTTACATTAAAATGAGATTCCAAAAAGCTTGAGgaaattgcattttctttctctcttttgtaTATAGGACACCGATAGCTCGCAATTTCAAAATTCAGAAGTCCGCTACAGCAATGGCAACTGGAGCTTCAATCAAACAGAAGATTCTTCAGTGGTGCCGCAACAAGACACGCAAATATGAGGCAATTTCAACATGTTGAACCCATCAAAAACTCATAAGATTCAGGTCATAATGTCGGTGCCAAGAAGAAGACATTACCTGTACTCTTCTTTGATCCCTTTAGGGTATAAACATTGAAAACTTCTCCTCGTCCTGGAGTGATGGACTCGCGTTTTGTGCTCTAATCCATCGCTTCTTCCCTGATGCTTTCGACTACAGTTCACTGAAAccagaggagagggagaaaaactTCACTTTGGCCTTCCAAACAGCAGAGTAAAGattgattcattttaaacatattaacAATTAAATACcacatttaaaaacctttaaattcaGGGTATTTAAGATATATAATGGGACCAGATAGTTCCCATTCAAATCTGTAGAAACAAAGATGTTTCTCTGACCTTTGTGGCTCATCagatttctctctctgctgctttctTCCTCCAGGTCCCTGGCTGACTGCTGCCCTCTACTGGAAGTGGCTGACATGATCATGATGGGAAATCACCCAGACCCGATGTGTGTGTTCACATATGTGCAGTCCCTCTGCCACGGCCTCTCTAAAatagagaaagagaggaaggacaaggaggaaaaggagaaggCTGGAACCGAGAAAGAGGAAGGCAGTGATGCAGCAGGAGAGGAATCATGTGCTGACTGTGAGAAGATGGAGAACCAAGAGGAGAAACTAGAAGAGGACAAAGAAGCAAAGGCaaatgaagaagaggaagatTGCCCAACGAGGCGTCAGGATGAAAATGCTGAGGGAGTTTTGGTTGAGGCAGAGACTTAgaacaaaactgacagaaaacaaaatactgaaaagaCCAAAGATTACTGTTGATGATGACTTAGTTCAGTGTTGCATACAACTAAGTGTATGCAACACTTAGTTCAGTGTTGCATACAGCTGTCTCAACTCAGATGCTAGTAATATATGgacatttttgtctgttgtgCTGTGTTTATCActctttattttaatcacactccaaaaaagataaattcttcccataaatgtgtgtaaataaaaaaaaagtataataaaacAATGGATGAAAGTATTACATAGAAATCATTGAATGAAAATTAAAGACGTATTGGT contains:
- the LOC102237896 gene encoding smoothelin-like protein 1 — protein: MDEESPNQEKEMTCQSDTINNNQLDKPALDGCEDSEDTTEGQRVTDVAESKEVEKAQDKPNAEDQNNVEDVSQCAEEGGQDKENKSVVDDMKEAELTTEKQDGKEDVENGDKKEEQVDEMQNQESGNITEEIKDMEGAKVENQGENVKNNEPKESEQDTHAKQEEKVVTDKEKVKETEKQVKPKRKGAPPSSISRPRASARSIRASNRNDIIAKFQQGAPETPIARNFKIQKSATAMATGASIKQKILQWCRNKTRKYEGINIENFSSSWSDGLAFCALIHRFFPDAFDYSSLKPEEREKNFTLAFQTAESLADCCPLLEVADMIMMGNHPDPMCVFTYVQSLCHGLSKIEKERKDKEEKEKAGTEKEEGSDAAGEESCADCEKMENQEEKLEEDKEAKANEEEEDCPTRRQDENAEGVLVEAET